One stretch of Arachis hypogaea cultivar Tifrunner chromosome 20, arahy.Tifrunner.gnm2.J5K5, whole genome shotgun sequence DNA includes these proteins:
- the LOC140182869 gene encoding uncharacterized protein has product MRKRARRTVAELSLPPCPAAFGSPAVAHGVTPVSFCRRKMPLLRRRRILLLLLSEIRAAAVTRELLAELLPGCRRSGSEIVAVSVQPFSLGLGFISMLACRARSSRLLRFASSCCYGYRGSSLEPRLRLLVIPV; this is encoded by the exons atgagaaagagagcccGCCGGACCGTCGCGGAGCTGTCCCTGCCACCGTGCCCAGCTGCATTTGGGAGCCCTGCCGTTGCTCATGGGGTTACGCCAGTTAGCTTCTGCCGCCGGAAAATGCCCCTGCTGCGTCGCCGGAGAATTTTGctg CTACTATTATCAGAAATTCGGGCCGCCGCCGTCACTCGAGAATTATTGGCGGAGCTGCTGCCGGGCTGCCGCCGATCCGGTTCGGAGATCGtcgctgtttcggttcagcctTTCTCCCTCGGTCTTG GGTTTATATCGATGCTTGCGTGTCGTGCTCGGAGTTCGCGGCTGCTTCGTTTCGCTAGCTCA tgttgctatggttaccGCGGGAGTAGCTTGGAGCCGAGGTTGCGGTTGTTGGTGATCCCGGtttaa